The following are from one region of the Arcobacter defluvii genome:
- a CDS encoding imelysin family protein, with protein MNLTKKMLVSFSVVAAIALTSNAATNAEPKKFELAQSKSILEAYSDIALANYSDTLKDAKALKVSIDTFAKNPTQANFDAAKKAWLESRESYGQTEIFRLSNGPIDAEEGWIAETYGSLEGQINAWPLDENMIDYTVDADGKLTSGNIIDTVGKFNPGGEESKEVDVTKITVDALTDLNENGGEANVSTGYHAIEFLLWGQDQDYSNFMTDAVTPGAMTAGQRSLTDFTTDKNAKRRIAYLQAATDKLVVDLELVTSAWEKTVKGNKGLYQAAIKGELKGKDASKNIETEEALKQIIAGMGVFIKSELANERIAVAVLTPSEEDEHSCFSDNTHRDILTNYLGFKNILTATYNGKKYGKSLFDAVDKETKERIEKLMSSIEEKINSIDEVAKTKAHFDYQIRPDNEQSKVIVKLKNELRKLGDEMVNVAAANGINLSTDDVTDPEETKI; from the coding sequence ATGAATTTAACTAAAAAAATGTTAGTTTCTTTCTCTGTTGTTGCAGCTATCGCTTTAACTTCAAATGCTGCAACTAATGCTGAACCAAAAAAATTTGAGCTTGCTCAGTCAAAATCAATTTTAGAAGCATATTCTGATATTGCTCTAGCAAATTATAGTGATACTTTAAAAGATGCAAAAGCATTAAAAGTTTCAATTGATACATTTGCAAAAAATCCAACACAAGCAAATTTTGATGCTGCAAAAAAAGCTTGGTTAGAATCAAGAGAATCTTATGGGCAAACTGAGATTTTTAGACTTTCAAATGGACCAATTGATGCGGAAGAAGGTTGGATTGCAGAAACTTATGGTTCATTAGAAGGACAAATTAATGCTTGGCCACTAGATGAAAATATGATAGATTATACAGTTGATGCAGATGGAAAATTAACTTCTGGAAATATTATTGATACTGTTGGAAAATTTAATCCAGGTGGAGAAGAATCAAAAGAAGTTGATGTTACAAAAATTACGGTTGATGCACTTACAGATTTAAATGAAAATGGTGGAGAAGCTAATGTTTCTACTGGATACCATGCAATTGAATTTTTATTATGGGGACAAGATCAAGATTATTCAAACTTTATGACAGATGCTGTAACTCCTGGAGCTATGACAGCTGGGCAAAGATCACTTACAGATTTTACTACAGATAAAAATGCAAAAAGAAGAATAGCTTATTTACAAGCAGCAACTGATAAATTAGTTGTAGATTTAGAATTAGTTACTTCTGCTTGGGAAAAAACTGTAAAAGGAAATAAAGGTTTATATCAAGCAGCAATTAAAGGTGAATTAAAAGGTAAAGATGCTTCAAAAAATATTGAAACAGAAGAAGCTTTAAAACAAATAATTGCAGGAATGGGTGTATTTATTAAATCTGAATTAGCAAATGAAAGAATTGCTGTTGCAGTTTTAACTCCTAGTGAAGAAGATGAACACTCTTGTTTCTCTGATAATACACACAGAGATATCTTAACAAACTACTTAGGATTTAAAAATATTTTAACAGCTACTTATAATGGTAAAAAATATGGTAAATCTTTATTTGATGCTGTAGATAAAGAGACAAAAGAAAGAATAGAAAAATTAATGTCTTCAATTGAAGAAAAAATTAATAGTATTGATGAAGTAGCAAAAACAAAAGCTCATTTTGATTATCAAATTAGACCTGATAATGAGCAATCAAAAGTTATTGTAAAATTAAAAAATGAGTTAAGAAAACTTGGTGATGAAATGGTTAATGTTGCAGCTGCAAATGGAATTAATTTAAGTACAGATGATGTTACTGATCCAGAAGAAACAAAAATTTAA
- a CDS encoding F0F1 ATP synthase subunit C, which translates to MKKIVLLMLAIAGFAFAADEAVVNETLKAYSVVAAGIGLGLAALGGAIGMGNTAAATIAGTARNPGLGGKLMTTMFIALAMIEAQVIYALVVAMIALYANPFLG; encoded by the coding sequence ATGAAAAAAATCGTTCTTTTAATGCTAGCTATCGCTGGTTTTGCATTTGCTGCTGATGAAGCTGTTGTAAATGAAACTTTAAAAGCATACTCTGTAGTTGCTGCTGGAATTGGATTAGGTCTTGCTGCACTTGGTGGTGCTATTGGTATGGGTAATACTGCTGCTGCAACTATTGCTGGTACTGCTAGAAACCCAGGTTTAGGTGGAAAATTAATGACAACTATGTTCATTGCTTTAGCGATGATCGAAGCACAAGTTATTTATGCACTTGTTGTTGCTATGATTGCATTATATGCAAATCCATTTTTAGGGTAA
- a CDS encoding mechanosensitive ion channel family protein, which translates to MLNIYKFLFIILFLPQFLLSQDIPTTPIKLLAKESQQQQAIAKPTEQTNTDDLTQNIEDQIDSENKLVDDVINNINNESYLTTLPEKNYYDNEILFLTNRINANNLQKNTLAVKRDELRVEFLKEKATYEDTLKNIILGKQEFRNKKYFEEILKNNIKQIQNFKLDDYASLYESESKNSSVNKVSADLVDNYIELYNQKHTQLFVLQYLYSNIQKFRASNFFIDEFNLKYLIDKIDNVKGISFISSLTSYHLNFSIGELIIALLIILFFRLINRYLIVIITNFISKLLIKDKNHNLEENILFHLKDAINSPVIYSLYLFSIQLSMFILVKDQTFINSVMPWINTIYMALLTWAIYAILDNSISIYAQNLLEKYQNVRKEMIVFILKIIKVVLILVVVLFLFTQLGIDVKAIAASLGVGGIAIALAAKDTLANFFASLNIMTDNSFSQGDWIRTNDFEGTVVDIRMRTTRIRTFDNAMITVPNSQIANAHIMNWSKRKIGRRIKMSIGVTYESKMEDIVNLKNDIHDMLLNHPKIATNKTINISKTKAFEAIKREDLDGIKNTLLVFVDEYSSSSIDILVYCFSKSPVWEEWLIAKEEVMVEISKLVEKNNCAFAYPAQTIFLKNDNETKEKIED; encoded by the coding sequence ATGTTAAATATCTATAAATTTTTATTTATAATTCTATTTTTACCACAATTTTTACTATCACAAGATATTCCAACAACTCCAATAAAATTATTAGCTAAAGAATCTCAACAGCAACAAGCTATTGCAAAACCTACAGAACAAACAAATACAGATGATTTAACACAAAACATAGAAGACCAAATAGATTCAGAGAATAAACTTGTTGATGATGTTATAAATAATATAAATAATGAATCATATTTAACAACTCTTCCTGAAAAAAACTATTATGATAATGAAATACTATTTTTAACAAATAGAATAAATGCAAATAATCTTCAAAAAAATACACTTGCAGTAAAAAGAGATGAATTAAGAGTTGAATTTTTAAAAGAAAAAGCAACTTATGAAGATACTTTAAAAAATATTATTTTAGGTAAACAAGAATTTAGGAATAAAAAATATTTTGAAGAAATTTTAAAAAATAACATTAAACAAATTCAAAATTTCAAATTAGATGATTACGCTTCACTATATGAAAGTGAATCAAAAAACAGTAGCGTAAATAAAGTATCAGCTGATTTAGTTGATAATTATATCGAACTTTACAATCAAAAACATACACAACTTTTTGTTTTGCAATATTTATATTCTAATATCCAAAAATTTAGAGCTTCAAACTTTTTTATTGATGAATTTAACCTAAAATATTTAATTGATAAAATTGATAATGTAAAAGGTATCTCTTTTATATCATCTTTAACTTCATATCATCTAAATTTTTCTATTGGTGAATTGATTATTGCATTATTAATAATTCTATTTTTTAGATTAATAAATAGATATTTAATTGTAATAATTACAAATTTTATATCAAAATTACTTATAAAAGATAAAAATCACAATTTAGAAGAGAATATTTTATTTCATCTAAAAGATGCAATTAATTCTCCTGTAATCTACAGTTTATACCTTTTTTCTATTCAACTTTCAATGTTCATTTTAGTAAAAGATCAAACTTTTATAAACAGTGTTATGCCTTGGATTAATACAATTTATATGGCTTTATTAACTTGGGCAATCTATGCTATTTTAGACAATAGTATTTCTATATACGCACAAAATTTATTAGAAAAATACCAAAATGTTAGAAAAGAAATGATTGTATTTATTTTAAAAATAATTAAAGTTGTACTTATTTTGGTTGTAGTTTTATTTTTATTCACTCAGCTTGGAATTGATGTAAAAGCAATAGCTGCTTCACTTGGAGTTGGAGGTATTGCTATCGCACTTGCTGCAAAAGATACTCTTGCAAACTTCTTTGCTTCATTAAACATTATGACTGATAACTCTTTTTCACAAGGGGATTGGATAAGAACTAATGATTTTGAAGGAACAGTTGTAGATATCAGAATGAGAACAACTAGAATTAGAACATTTGATAATGCCATGATTACTGTTCCAAATTCTCAAATTGCAAATGCTCATATTATGAACTGGTCAAAAAGAAAAATTGGACGAAGAATAAAAATGAGTATAGGTGTAACTTATGAAAGTAAAATGGAAGATATTGTAAACCTTAAAAATGATATTCATGATATGTTATTAAATCATCCAAAAATTGCAACAAATAAAACTATAAATATATCAAAAACTAAAGCATTTGAAGCCATAAAAAGAGAAGATTTAGATGGAATAAAAAATACTTTATTAGTATTTGTTGATGAATATTCTAGTTCTTCAATTGATATTTTAGTTTACTGTTTTTCAAAAAGTCCAGTATGGGAAGAATGGTTAATTGCAAAAGAAGAAGTTATGGTTGAAATATCAAAACTTGTTGAAAAAAATAACTGTGCATTTGCATATCCTGCTCAAACTATTTTTCTTAAAAATGATAATGAAACAAAAGAAAAAATAGAAGATTAA
- a CDS encoding glutamate-5-semialdehyde dehydrogenase codes for MQAFLEEAKKSSRTIANLSTAIKNKVLNEMADALMNHCDFIISHNDKDMSQARLNNLDEALLDRLLLTGDRVKGMADAIRQIASQQEPLGRILDGWVTQDGLNIQKISIPIGVIGIIYESRPNVTSDTAALCFKSGNVCVLKGGKEAEHSNKAIAVVLKEVLAKNKLPEQAISLLPDSSREGVAKLIKQDKYVDLIVPRGGEALIKFVSENSSIPVIKHDKGICHIYIDKDAAAAKIIDIVINAKCQRPSACNSIETLLIHEDIAPYILNGLEDAFNEQGTILKACPETLKFIKAIPATIEDYSTEYLANILNIKIVKNIEEAIIHIQKYGSGHSESILSENYTAVNKFLSEVDAACVYANASTRFTDGGAFGLGAEVGISTNKLHSRGPMGINDLTTFKYKIYGSGQIRN; via the coding sequence ATGCAAGCATTTTTAGAAGAGGCTAAAAAATCTAGCCGAACTATTGCAAATTTAAGCACTGCTATAAAAAATAAAGTATTAAATGAAATGGCAGATGCTTTGATGAACCATTGTGATTTTATCATTTCACATAATGATAAAGATATGAGTCAAGCAAGATTAAATAATTTAGATGAAGCTTTACTAGATAGATTACTTTTAACAGGTGATAGAGTAAAAGGAATGGCAGATGCCATAAGACAAATTGCATCTCAACAAGAACCATTAGGAAGAATTCTTGATGGTTGGGTAACCCAAGATGGTTTAAATATACAAAAAATATCAATTCCAATTGGAGTAATTGGAATTATTTATGAAAGTAGACCAAATGTTACAAGTGATACAGCAGCACTGTGTTTTAAAAGTGGAAATGTTTGTGTTTTAAAAGGTGGAAAAGAAGCTGAACACTCAAATAAAGCAATTGCTGTTGTATTAAAAGAAGTATTAGCAAAAAATAAACTCCCTGAACAAGCTATATCTTTACTTCCTGATTCAAGTAGAGAAGGTGTTGCAAAACTTATAAAACAAGATAAATATGTTGATTTAATAGTTCCACGTGGTGGAGAAGCTCTTATTAAATTTGTGAGTGAAAATTCTTCAATTCCAGTAATAAAACATGATAAAGGAATTTGCCATATTTATATAGATAAAGATGCTGCTGCTGCAAAAATTATTGATATTGTAATTAATGCAAAATGCCAAAGACCAAGTGCTTGTAATTCAATAGAAACTTTACTAATCCATGAAGATATAGCTCCATATATTTTAAATGGATTAGAAGATGCTTTTAATGAACAAGGAACAATTTTAAAAGCTTGTCCAGAAACATTAAAGTTTATAAAAGCTATTCCTGCAACTATTGAAGACTATAGTACAGAATATTTAGCAAATATTTTAAATATAAAAATTGTAAAAAATATTGAAGAAGCAATCATACATATTCAAAAATATGGTTCAGGACACTCTGAATCAATTTTAAGTGAAAACTATACAGCAGTAAATAAATTTTTGAGTGAAGTTGATGCAGCTTGTGTTTATGCAAATGCAAGTACGAGATTTACAGATGGTGGAGCATTTGGACTTGGAGCTGAAGTTGGTATTTCTACAAATAAACTTCACTCAAGAGGACCAATGGGAATAAATGATTTAACAACATTTAAATATAAAATTTACGGTTCAGGTCAAATCAGGAATTAG
- a CDS encoding glycosyl hydrolase, translating into MKKIFLTLCSVFVALFFWYYLGAKAILKDDSNSFSKLQCVSYAPFAKDESPFLFDKGLVISEEQVRNDLKLLSKYTTCIRTYSTVGLEMIPKIAREFNLQMLMGAWVSSDEKQTKDEISTLIKLVNENPEIVKAVIVGNEVLLRGDISDKKLYEYIQEVKTALPNVKVTYADVWEFWLKHPSIKEVTDFVTIHILPYWEDDPMNIDESIKHLADVRHEVEQILGTSNILIGETGWPSEGRMREDALPSKINQAKFVRDFVSLAQEKNWNYNIIEAFDQPWKRVSEGAVGGFWGLFDKDRLDKNVFSGDVSNFPNYKYLAFGSLVLILAFSLLLRNKDISTKKIFLFSFINTLFAILYMLQVEQYNIIARNYLEFSWAFVVLLTQIFVYYFMLSYIIKEKRTDVIPSILFYLASFIAFILTMNLAFNGRYENFEIYGFIILAISFIWLYKNQYSKLNFGKFEKVLALVLVIGSIITIYNETFLNIFSNIWVILALAFAYILNKGTNKNISLCDLKELGIYTLVFAGIFFAFKYGFVSNKALAIQCNLNSASLSCEIKDFMGAAVYFGYIGFVTILVAVIAFITNKKSYSLIALFFSVGSLILTNTFLGSISFLLAVYLLTKDETKSLN; encoded by the coding sequence ATGAAAAAAATATTTTTAACATTATGTAGTGTTTTTGTTGCTTTATTCTTTTGGTACTATTTAGGAGCAAAAGCTATATTAAAAGATGATTCAAACTCTTTTTCAAAACTTCAGTGCGTATCGTATGCACCTTTTGCAAAAGATGAATCACCTTTCTTATTTGATAAAGGTTTAGTAATTTCAGAAGAACAAGTAAGAAATGATTTAAAACTTCTTTCTAAATACACAACTTGTATTAGAACATACTCAACTGTAGGTTTAGAAATGATTCCAAAGATAGCACGAGAATTTAATCTTCAAATGCTTATGGGAGCTTGGGTTAGTTCAGATGAAAAACAAACAAAAGATGAAATATCAACTTTAATTAAATTAGTAAATGAAAATCCTGAAATTGTAAAAGCTGTAATTGTTGGAAATGAAGTTTTATTAAGAGGAGATATCTCTGATAAAAAACTTTATGAATATATACAAGAAGTAAAAACTGCTCTTCCAAATGTAAAAGTAACTTATGCTGATGTTTGGGAATTTTGGTTAAAACACCCAAGTATCAAAGAAGTAACTGATTTTGTAACTATTCATATTTTACCTTATTGGGAAGATGACCCAATGAATATAGATGAATCAATCAAACATTTAGCTGATGTTAGACATGAAGTTGAACAAATTTTAGGAACTTCAAATATTTTAATTGGAGAAACAGGTTGGCCAAGTGAAGGAAGAATGAGAGAAGATGCCTTACCAAGTAAAATCAACCAAGCAAAATTTGTAAGAGATTTTGTCTCTTTAGCCCAAGAAAAAAACTGGAATTATAATATCATTGAAGCCTTTGATCAACCATGGAAAAGAGTTAGTGAAGGTGCTGTTGGTGGTTTCTGGGGATTATTTGATAAAGATAGACTTGATAAAAATGTATTCAGTGGAGATGTTTCAAATTTTCCAAATTATAAATATTTAGCATTTGGTTCATTAGTTTTAATCCTTGCTTTTTCTTTATTACTTAGAAACAAAGATATATCAACTAAAAAAATCTTCTTATTTAGTTTTATAAATACTCTTTTTGCAATACTTTATATGTTACAAGTTGAACAATATAATATTATTGCTAGAAACTATTTAGAATTTTCATGGGCTTTTGTTGTGTTATTAACACAAATTTTTGTTTATTATTTTATGCTTTCATATATAATAAAAGAAAAAAGAACAGATGTTATTCCAAGTATATTGTTTTATTTAGCTTCATTTATTGCTTTCATTTTAACTATGAATTTAGCTTTCAATGGAAGATATGAAAATTTTGAAATTTATGGATTTATCATTTTAGCCATCTCATTTATATGGTTATATAAAAATCAATATTCAAAATTAAATTTTGGTAAATTTGAAAAAGTATTAGCTTTAGTTTTAGTTATTGGTTCAATTATTACAATATACAATGAAACTTTTTTAAATATTTTCTCTAATATTTGGGTTATTTTAGCATTAGCATTTGCTTATATTTTAAATAAAGGCACAAACAAAAATATCTCTTTGTGTGATTTAAAAGAGTTAGGAATTTATACATTAGTATTTGCTGGAATTTTCTTTGCCTTTAAATATGGATTTGTATCAAATAAAGCCTTAGCAATACAGTGTAATCTAAACTCTGCATCTTTATCTTGCGAAATAAAAGATTTTATGGGAGCAGCTGTTTATTTTGGATATATTGGATTTGTTACTATTTTAGTAGCTGTGATTGCATTTATAACAAATAAAAAATCATACTCTTTAATTGCTCTATTCTTTAGTGTTGGTTCATTAATTCTTACAAATACATTCTTAGGTTCGATTTCATTTTTATTAGCTGTTTATCTTCTTACAAAAGATGAAACAAAAAGTTTAAATTAG
- the ccoG gene encoding cytochrome c oxidase accessory protein CcoG, with product MSYSKKRYLVYFISTIFIMLIPFITINNNHILLLSFERLQFHFIGMVFNVSELYVMPFLLMFLFIGIFAMTSMLGRIWCGWACPQTIFRVIYRDLIESTILDLRRIKNKQKEIDYNKKSNQIKKYISLILWGIITLIISSNFMLYFVPPEDFFAYIQDPLNHSFMILFIISVALFLIYDIVFMKENFCVYVCPYSRIQSVLYDNNTKQVTYDFNRGGKVYENGAKSIFKVKQWSNNEECTTCEACVKVCPTHIDIRKGLQVECINCLECSDACSTVMQKFGKESLINWGSTNKVINKQNISIWTKRNITYFASLFLCIFLAFYFSLEKEDFLVNVNKTTELYKKNEDGIVSNNYILTFHNTQDKALTFDIKLKDDKNFKIKRFEKFSLEAGTKSKKILIIETTKDFDKNINKTSNVYIEIFSQDSEFKIVKKLAFIHP from the coding sequence ATGTCTTATTCTAAAAAAAGATATTTAGTTTATTTTATTAGCACAATTTTCATAATGCTAATACCTTTTATAACAATAAATAATAATCATATATTGTTATTATCTTTCGAAAGATTACAGTTTCATTTTATTGGAATGGTTTTTAATGTAAGTGAACTTTATGTTATGCCTTTTTTATTAATGTTTTTATTTATTGGTATTTTTGCAATGACTTCAATGTTAGGAAGAATTTGGTGTGGTTGGGCATGTCCTCAAACTATCTTTAGAGTTATCTATAGAGATTTAATAGAAAGTACAATTTTAGATTTAAGAAGAATTAAAAACAAACAAAAAGAGATAGACTACAATAAAAAATCAAATCAAATTAAAAAATATATATCTTTAATTTTATGGGGAATTATTACTTTAATTATCTCTTCAAACTTTATGTTATATTTTGTTCCACCTGAAGATTTTTTTGCTTATATACAAGACCCTTTAAATCATAGTTTTATGATTTTATTTATTATAAGTGTTGCCCTATTTTTAATCTATGATATTGTTTTTATGAAAGAAAACTTTTGTGTTTATGTTTGTCCATATTCTAGAATCCAATCAGTATTATATGATAACAATACAAAACAAGTAACTTACGATTTTAATCGAGGTGGAAAAGTTTATGAAAATGGAGCAAAATCTATTTTTAAAGTAAAACAATGGAGTAATAATGAAGAATGCACAACATGTGAAGCTTGTGTAAAAGTTTGTCCAACTCATATAGATATTAGAAAAGGTTTACAAGTTGAATGTATAAACTGTCTTGAATGTAGTGATGCATGTTCAACTGTTATGCAAAAATTTGGAAAAGAATCTTTAATAAATTGGGGAAGTACAAATAAAGTAATAAATAAACAAAATATCTCTATTTGGACAAAAAGAAATATTACATATTTTGCTTCTTTATTTTTATGTATATTTTTAGCATTTTATTTTTCACTAGAAAAAGAAGATTTTTTAGTAAATGTAAATAAAACAACAGAACTTTACAAAAAAAATGAAGATGGAATAGTTTCAAATAACTATATTTTAACTTTCCATAACACACAAGATAAAGCTTTGACTTTTGATATAAAACTAAAAGATGATAAAAACTTTAAAATAAAAAGATTTGAAAAGTTCTCTTTAGAAGCTGGAACTAAATCTAAAAAAATATTAATTATTGAAACTACTAAAGATTTTGATAAAAACATAAATAAAACATCAAATGTTTATATAGAAATATTTTCACAAGATAGTGAATTTAAAATAGTAAAAAAACTAGCTTTTATTCATCCATAA
- a CDS encoding sensor histidine kinase, which produces MFDINIVLFYGITFGILIMTIVYTFVRYLYSKEIFYISYCFMQIFSLIFIISYSKLFEINILVQEFSLVIASIFAVVFAINYYEGNFFPKITNFKELLFNTFLLNVVILTAFYHYILFEYLPYTIIYAILFISLIFNLKQGFKPALIYVIGWSIFCILLFIFDFKNLYNQMGYFDLVLVVFAIEAMLFTISIAYKYNDLKIQNKNFEKMVLQQSKFVKSGEMIANITHQFRQPLNNISYILMNLKKRFENKNLDEIYFDKKINQANEQVIFLSKTIDDFKEFYIESKEKVLFSVKEAINNAITILSADLKSNNIELEVNFETFEDIQIYGVKNELSQVVFSLVSNSIDILKNIKNPKIKIDIFCDSAEVKITVLDNAGGIKTKNIKKIFEPYFTTKELGTGLGLYLVKMIIEESFSGKILVENKKEGACFSLFFEKAI; this is translated from the coding sequence ATGTTTGATATAAATATAGTTCTATTTTATGGAATAACTTTTGGAATATTAATTATGACAATTGTATATACATTTGTTAGATATTTATATTCAAAAGAGATATTTTATATTAGTTATTGTTTTATGCAAATTTTCTCTTTGATTTTTATAATCTCATATAGTAAACTTTTTGAAATAAATATTTTGGTTCAAGAGTTTTCTTTGGTTATTGCTTCTATATTTGCTGTAGTATTTGCAATAAATTATTATGAAGGAAATTTTTTTCCAAAAATCACAAATTTTAAAGAGCTTTTATTTAATACATTTTTATTAAATGTTGTTATTTTAACGGCATTTTATCACTATATTTTATTTGAATATTTACCTTATACAATTATTTATGCCATTTTATTTATCTCTTTAATTTTTAATTTAAAGCAAGGTTTCAAACCCGCACTTATTTATGTAATTGGTTGGTCAATTTTTTGTATTTTACTTTTTATTTTTGATTTTAAAAATCTTTATAATCAAATGGGATATTTTGATTTAGTTTTAGTAGTTTTTGCAATTGAAGCTATGCTTTTTACTATTTCAATTGCATATAAATATAATGATTTGAAAATTCAAAACAAAAACTTTGAGAAAATGGTTTTACAGCAATCTAAATTTGTAAAATCAGGAGAAATGATAGCAAATATTACGCACCAATTTAGACAACCATTAAACAATATTTCATATATTTTAATGAATCTAAAAAAGAGATTTGAAAATAAAAACTTAGATGAAATCTATTTTGATAAAAAAATAAATCAAGCAAATGAACAAGTGATTTTTTTATCAAAAACAATAGATGATTTTAAAGAGTTTTATATTGAATCAAAAGAGAAAGTTTTATTTAGTGTAAAAGAAGCTATAAATAATGCAATAACAATATTAAGTGCAGATTTAAAAAGTAATAATATAGAGTTAGAAGTGAATTTTGAAACTTTTGAAGATATACAGATTTATGGAGTTAAAAATGAACTTTCACAAGTTGTTTTTTCTTTAGTTTCAAATTCAATTGATATTTTAAAAAATATAAAAAATCCAAAAATAAAAATAGATATCTTTTGTGATTCTGCTGAGGTTAAAATAACTGTTTTAGATAATGCTGGTGGAATAAAAACAAAAAATATAAAAAAGATTTTTGAACCATATTTTACGACAAAAGAGCTAGGAACTGGACTTGGACTTTATTTAGTAAAAATGATTATTGAAGAGAGTTTTTCTGGAAAAATTTTAGTTGAAAATAAAAAAGAGGGCGCTTGTTTTTCCCTCTTTTTTGAAAAAGCTATTTAG
- a CDS encoding response regulator transcription factor, whose protein sequence is MLKNINKNIKILYVEDDEIARENGIEYLENFFETIYEASDAIIALQLYEKYKPDIIITDIQMPKLNGLEFVKRIRQKDKKTQIIVITAFCDKEYLLKAIELQLVKYLVKPVKEKEFEEALFLCVNSLKDDISNIVQIDDEIYFDTFNKNLVINNEIVKLRIKEILFLELLIKNKNRYVTYEEIENYVWADSVMTKDALKTLVKNIKTKIPKDLILNLTNSGYKINV, encoded by the coding sequence ATGTTAAAAAATATCAATAAAAATATAAAAATTTTGTATGTTGAAGATGATGAAATCGCAAGAGAAAATGGGATTGAGTATCTAGAAAATTTTTTTGAAACTATATATGAAGCAAGTGATGCGATAATTGCTTTGCAACTTTATGAAAAATATAAACCAGATATTATAATAACAGATATTCAAATGCCAAAATTAAATGGTTTAGAATTTGTAAAAAGAATAAGACAAAAAGATAAAAAAACTCAAATTATTGTTATTACAGCATTTTGTGATAAAGAGTATTTATTAAAAGCAATTGAACTTCAACTTGTAAAATATCTTGTAAAACCTGTAAAGGAAAAAGAGTTTGAAGAGGCATTGTTTTTATGTGTTAATTCATTGAAAGATGATATTTCAAATATTGTACAAATTGATGATGAAATATATTTTGATACATTTAATAAAAATTTAGTAATAAATAATGAAATAGTAAAATTAAGAATAAAAGAGATTTTATTTTTAGAATTACTAATAAAAAATAAAAATAGATATGTAACTTATGAAGAGATTGAAAACTATGTTTGGGCGGATAGTGTTATGACAAAAGATGCTTTGAAAACATTAGTTAAAAATATAAAAACAAAAATTCCAAAAGATTTGATTTTAAATCTTACAAACAGTGGTTATAAAATAAATGTTTGA
- a CDS encoding methylated-DNA--[protein]-cysteine S-methyltransferase, translating into MRKYNFETKEVIVTTTFSTPLGEMFAAASKKGIVILSSFTPFHIEAKIEVLKSTLNADVIPGNCEAFEILKIQLNEYLNKQRKTFEIPLQLVGSPFQIKVWKELLNIPYGKTINCAEIAKKLEDEKLSKAVSNATLQNMIDILVPSFRVILDEVKFSIDEKNNFLLKLEKE; encoded by the coding sequence ATGAGAAAATATAATTTTGAAACAAAAGAAGTTATTGTTACAACGACTTTTTCAACACCTTTAGGTGAAATGTTTGCAGCTGCATCTAAAAAAGGCATTGTAATACTATCTTCATTTACACCTTTTCATATTGAAGCAAAAATTGAAGTTTTAAAAAGTACATTAAATGCAGATGTAATTCCAGGAAACTGTGAAGCTTTTGAAATTTTAAAAATTCAATTAAATGAATATTTAAACAAACAACGAAAAACATTTGAAATTCCACTACAACTTGTGGGTTCTCCTTTTCAAATAAAAGTTTGGAAAGAATTACTAAATATTCCTTATGGAAAAACTATAAATTGTGCTGAAATAGCTAAAAAACTTGAAGATGAAAAGTTATCAAAAGCTGTTTCAAATGCAACTTTACAAAATATGATAGATATTTTAGTTCCAAGTTTTAGGGTAATTTTAGATGAAGTTAAATTTTCAATTGATGAAAAAAACAATTTTTTATTAAAGTTAGAAAAAGAATGA